The following coding sequences are from one Terriglobia bacterium window:
- a CDS encoding alpha-hydroxy acid oxidase yields MSASDRRSFLKFLAASPLFASALASLPAFAQTLDQASDALDVFDFQAAAQKAIPPAHWGYLMTGVDGEETLKANRDGYAHYQLKTRRFVDVSKMDMSVELFGMKFNSPIVLCPVGSQRAFHRDGEVGAARAAQAKGHLQILSTQTSIAVEDVIKARGGPIWYQLYTTDNFDATTKLVKRAEAAGCTAVAVTVDLPAGRNTETMSRLQRTDTRVCGTCHDDATGTLANPRVGGGTSASKPMFAGINTQGLGLTSPSLTWDFIKRLKDVTKMKVVIKGLETREDASQAIEHGADGIIVSNHGGRATETGRGTIECLPEVVQAVRGRIPVIVDGGVRRGTDVFKALAVGATAVGIGRPYIWGLGAFGQQGVERVLDILNNELRLAMAGCGTRTVKEITSASLIEVRRG; encoded by the coding sequence ATGTCCGCATCCGACCGTCGATCGTTCCTCAAGTTTCTTGCAGCAAGCCCCTTATTCGCTTCGGCGCTCGCTTCGCTTCCGGCCTTCGCCCAAACCCTGGATCAGGCATCCGACGCCCTCGATGTTTTCGATTTTCAGGCCGCCGCGCAGAAAGCCATACCGCCCGCCCATTGGGGTTATCTGATGACCGGGGTCGACGGCGAGGAAACACTCAAGGCGAATCGCGACGGCTATGCACACTATCAACTCAAGACCCGGCGCTTCGTCGACGTCAGCAAGATGGATATGTCGGTGGAACTCTTCGGCATGAAGTTCAACTCGCCGATCGTCCTGTGTCCCGTCGGCAGCCAGCGCGCGTTCCATCGGGACGGTGAAGTGGGAGCCGCTCGCGCCGCGCAGGCGAAAGGACATCTGCAGATTCTTTCGACGCAGACTTCCATCGCCGTCGAGGACGTGATCAAGGCTCGCGGCGGGCCCATCTGGTATCAGCTCTATACCACCGACAACTTCGATGCGACGACGAAACTCGTCAAGCGCGCGGAGGCCGCGGGCTGCACGGCGGTGGCGGTCACGGTCGATCTTCCGGCCGGGCGCAATACGGAAACCATGTCGCGGCTGCAGCGCACCGACACCCGCGTCTGCGGAACATGCCACGACGACGCGACCGGCACTTTGGCGAATCCCCGCGTCGGCGGCGGCACGAGCGCCTCGAAACCGATGTTTGCCGGAATCAATACGCAGGGACTCGGTCTCACTTCGCCGTCACTCACCTGGGATTTCATCAAACGGTTGAAAGACGTTACGAAAATGAAGGTCGTGATCAAAGGCCTCGAAACCCGCGAAGACGCTTCGCAGGCGATCGAGCACGGCGCCGACGGAATCATCGTTTCCAACCACGGCGGCCGCGCGACGGAAACAGGCCGGGGGACGATCGAATGCCTGCCGGAAGTCGTTCAGGCTGTCCGCGGCCGCATTCCCGTCATCGTCGACGGCGGCGTCCGCCGCGGCACCGATGTCTTCAAAGCACTGGCCGTGGGAGCAACCGCGGTCGGCATCGGCCGTCCTTATATATGGGGACTTGGCGCTTTCGGGCAGCAGGGTGTCGAGCGCGTTTTGGATATTTTAAACAATGAACTGCGGCTGGCAATGGCGGGCTGCGGGACCCGGACCGTGAAGGAGATCACTTCGGCGAGTTTGATCGAAGTTCGGCGGGGTTAA